In Sphingobacterium zeae, one genomic interval encodes:
- a CDS encoding FecR family protein encodes MMNSKIAALYKKFLKGELSPKENAIFLDLLTSCDKDELPDVEEVVALDNRDCELNKTTSEDIFFTITGTALTPRLIPISKRRWSVISAAACLLLIGLAGLFEFKFKGQKEINQVSAIVHFSNPTKFVKQLVLPDGTHVSLRQGAHIELLSDFDTDSLRRIKLSGEAFFEVAKNAKQPFVIASSGDFDVRVLGTAFNLNCSEGSSSLVLNHGKVRVSRDGQYSFVTPGQKVAYDMRQRQFDVAKADTSTASNWKSDLLSFDQVPLMQIVADLNNLYPDSHLELIDSFRTESYTGYLPASDLEKSLKMLNTAFNQTIIHKK; translated from the coding sequence ATGATGAATTCCAAAATAGCTGCTTTATATAAAAAATTCCTTAAGGGAGAACTTAGTCCCAAGGAAAATGCCATATTTCTTGATTTACTGACTTCTTGTGACAAGGATGAACTTCCGGATGTCGAGGAAGTCGTTGCGCTGGACAATCGCGATTGTGAACTAAATAAAACGACTTCAGAGGATATCTTCTTTACGATTACAGGTACGGCATTGACTCCGCGCTTAATACCTATTTCGAAAAGACGTTGGTCTGTCATTTCTGCCGCTGCGTGTTTACTGTTAATCGGTCTTGCTGGCCTCTTCGAATTTAAATTTAAGGGCCAAAAAGAGATTAATCAAGTTTCTGCAATTGTTCATTTTTCCAATCCGACAAAATTTGTTAAGCAGCTTGTATTGCCCGATGGTACACATGTTTCTCTTCGGCAAGGTGCACATATTGAATTGTTGTCAGATTTTGATACAGACAGTTTACGTCGGATCAAGCTTTCGGGGGAAGCTTTTTTTGAGGTAGCAAAGAATGCTAAACAACCTTTTGTAATCGCCAGTTCCGGCGACTTTGATGTACGCGTATTAGGCACCGCATTTAATTTAAATTGTTCTGAAGGAAGTAGCAGTCTCGTGTTGAATCATGGTAAAGTCCGCGTTTCGCGCGATGGGCAGTATTCATTTGTTACCCCTGGCCAAAAAGTTGCCTATGATATGCGACAAAGGCAATTTGATGTTGCCAAAGCGGACACCAGCACCGCATCAAATTGGAAGAGTGATCTCTTGTCATTTGATCAAGTTCCACTCATGCAGATCGTAGCCGATCTAAATAATCTTTATCCAGATAGTCATCTTGAATTAATCGATTCTTTCCGGACTGAAAGTTATACGGGTTATCTACCTGCCAGTGATTTAGAAAAATCGCTCAAGATGCTCAATACCGCATTTAATCAAACAATTATCCATAAAAAGTAA
- a CDS encoding fimbrillin family protein — MIKKIITIPQQHMLRIACFMIASLTFNSCQKPESRIEQPAVKFTPTIVGQINTKATGTTWEQNDQIGVYMYRSGQPLESATVIDQVNNHLFTFTGSLFQSNNSIFLNAEKVDFIAYYPYKSLTDFQYPIDLSDQSNPAALDLMYANNAKNIDKSNHTIPLNFVRQLSKISIHLSITNTAELEANQVTVKLPAISTQGGFDLTAGKLTVNSTDKKDVQGKVTVNANKTALIEFILLPGEDITGKAIKFVAANGDSYTWTVPQNQNLKQLTAGNRYSFDIKIDNGKPSGGVGDSQAYLEIPKMNSLSNDEVFIQHFMPDASDSRNYAMLYDKKLKMAYWVAYPLYSSILGSGNRTDAWGYDPQVSTAFQPNLFNGFKPSGYDRGHQLPSADRNLNTTQNKTTFYFTNMTAQASRLNQGIWANLETKVRTWTAQCDTMYVVTGAMPTTSTNTVLDFAQDNDGKDIAKPKYYFKALAMKKGSEYYTIAYKMNNETPPSGVTFENYRLTVTDLEKATGFTFFPDLNDAQKGNINTSIWK, encoded by the coding sequence ATGATTAAGAAGATCATAACTATTCCACAACAGCATATGTTGCGAATAGCTTGCTTTATGATTGCATCGCTTACATTTAATTCCTGTCAGAAGCCTGAATCTCGAATCGAGCAACCGGCAGTAAAATTTACCCCCACCATCGTCGGCCAAATCAACACAAAAGCTACCGGAACTACCTGGGAACAGAATGATCAAATCGGTGTATACATGTACAGATCAGGTCAACCGTTGGAGTCAGCGACTGTTATCGACCAGGTCAACAATCACTTGTTCACTTTTACTGGTTCGCTTTTTCAAAGCAACAATTCAATTTTCTTAAACGCTGAAAAAGTGGATTTCATCGCATACTATCCGTATAAATCGCTAACAGATTTTCAATATCCAATTGATTTAAGTGATCAGTCCAATCCCGCAGCTTTAGATCTGATGTACGCAAATAACGCTAAAAACATCGATAAAAGTAACCACACCATCCCGCTTAACTTTGTAAGGCAATTGAGTAAAATCAGTATTCATCTCTCCATTACCAATACCGCTGAACTGGAGGCAAATCAAGTTACGGTTAAATTACCAGCAATAAGCACGCAAGGGGGATTCGACTTAACAGCTGGAAAATTGACTGTGAATTCAACCGATAAAAAAGATGTTCAGGGAAAAGTAACAGTAAATGCGAATAAAACAGCTTTAATTGAATTTATACTTCTTCCGGGTGAAGATATCACCGGAAAGGCAATTAAGTTTGTTGCTGCTAATGGCGATAGCTATACCTGGACGGTACCACAAAATCAAAACCTAAAGCAACTGACCGCAGGTAACAGATACAGCTTTGACATCAAAATCGACAACGGTAAACCGAGCGGTGGAGTCGGAGATTCACAAGCCTATCTAGAAATTCCCAAGATGAACAGTCTCAGCAATGACGAAGTTTTTATACAGCATTTTATGCCAGACGCCAGCGACAGTAGAAACTATGCGATGTTATATGACAAAAAATTAAAAATGGCGTATTGGGTAGCTTATCCGTTATACAGCAGCATTTTGGGATCGGGCAATCGCACGGATGCATGGGGATATGATCCGCAAGTCTCTACGGCTTTTCAACCTAATTTATTTAATGGTTTCAAGCCAAGCGGCTACGACAGAGGACACCAATTACCAAGTGCGGACCGCAACTTAAATACAACCCAAAATAAAACAACGTTTTACTTCACCAACATGACCGCACAAGCTTCACGCCTGAACCAAGGTATTTGGGCAAACCTGGAAACGAAAGTCAGAACCTGGACGGCACAGTGTGATACGATGTATGTCGTAACAGGAGCAATGCCTACAACAAGTACCAATACAGTATTGGATTTCGCGCAGGACAATGATGGCAAAGATATCGCCAAACCCAAATATTACTTCAAAGCACTAGCAATGAAAAAAGGATCCGAATATTATACCATCGCCTATAAAATGAACAATGAAACACCTCCATCTGGCGTAACCTTTGAAAATTATCGGTTAACCGTTACTGACCTGGAGAAAGCTACCGGATTCACGTTCTTCCCGGATCTCAATGACGCTCAAAAAGGAAATATTAACACCTCTATTTGGAAATAA
- a CDS encoding DUF3843 family protein, whose amino-acid sequence MRGNRIFIQDWIAHHTYQKTNEIDSYYLRVANEINDSLSTLWFEEQETNDLIHTDALKTLSIYLTCYLEDVIAKTGIFSAFRTIHTELYNQLLPFYTDDALTDYYTEDINSEDIAVLTWLFFSERNPHLFIDPRGRLIQLITDLAYSILEEHYEVAPENEKLKLEYVLDEGASYFDVRNFIEKLVATNYLTAGEYNTNLNHLMQVAEIGRYQHDQNQLQQMIYRVRDNHFNNYRLHLFALKASEFVAEVVGKEHALYRIVQTLGNRINSFFEYVKTDELYVHVKHIGTKTPFKIFKDSIQQFVEPTETLSFYMEIVPWKDAWNLSGIMTVVSPEEVNFDLPEQYEMTYRIEALNGKDKSLKKTEKQLKDMGKLFQAEHKAAVVFMEGKEGKEFATDFFKKYQHKYPSKEESPLPESNLDLTEDAKVTVFFNPKTGLEVFGGIEEFFPLDNNNFVEKDNQNEVPYARYFLNLLVEDFFPSELPKYYVNLFKAEVDKQFFFPVNDKVLDFFLRFYKRGTYFLGPFPLLK is encoded by the coding sequence ATGAGAGGAAACAGAATTTTTATTCAAGACTGGATAGCACACCATACTTATCAAAAAACCAACGAAATAGATAGTTATTACTTACGCGTTGCAAATGAAATCAATGATAGTTTATCGACACTATGGTTTGAGGAGCAAGAAACAAATGATCTTATCCATACAGATGCTTTAAAAACATTGAGTATCTATTTGACCTGTTACTTAGAAGATGTTATCGCAAAAACAGGAATTTTTTCTGCATTTAGAACAATCCATACGGAACTGTATAATCAACTTTTACCTTTCTATACGGATGATGCCTTGACAGATTATTACACCGAAGATATTAATAGCGAAGATATTGCTGTATTGACTTGGTTGTTTTTCAGCGAACGTAATCCACATCTGTTTATCGATCCACGTGGACGTTTGATTCAGTTGATTACCGATTTGGCCTATTCAATTTTGGAAGAGCATTATGAGGTTGCGCCTGAAAATGAGAAGTTAAAGCTAGAATATGTTTTGGACGAAGGAGCGAGTTATTTTGACGTCCGTAATTTTATAGAGAAACTCGTTGCTACAAATTATCTGACAGCGGGCGAATATAATACCAATCTAAATCATTTGATGCAAGTTGCTGAGATTGGACGATATCAACACGACCAGAATCAATTACAACAGATGATCTATCGTGTTCGAGACAACCACTTCAATAATTATAGACTACATTTGTTTGCGTTGAAAGCATCTGAATTTGTCGCTGAGGTGGTGGGAAAGGAACATGCACTATACCGTATTGTCCAAACGCTGGGTAACCGCATCAATAGCTTTTTTGAATATGTAAAGACGGACGAGCTGTATGTGCATGTAAAGCATATCGGTACAAAAACTCCGTTTAAAATCTTTAAGGACTCCATACAGCAATTTGTTGAGCCTACAGAAACGTTATCTTTCTATATGGAAATTGTACCATGGAAAGATGCCTGGAACTTGTCTGGAATCATGACCGTGGTTAGCCCAGAAGAAGTAAATTTTGATTTACCTGAACAGTATGAGATGACGTATCGTATTGAGGCATTGAATGGAAAGGATAAGAGCTTGAAGAAAACTGAAAAGCAGCTGAAAGATATGGGTAAATTATTCCAAGCAGAGCATAAGGCAGCAGTTGTGTTTATGGAAGGAAAGGAAGGAAAGGAATTTGCGACTGATTTTTTTAAGAAATATCAGCACAAATATCCAAGCAAAGAAGAGTCCCCGCTTCCTGAATCAAATCTGGATCTTACGGAGGATGCTAAAGTCACCGTTTTCTTTAATCCTAAAACTGGTTTGGAAGTATTCGGCGGCATAGAAGAATTTTTCCCATTGGATAATAACAATTTTGTGGAGAAAGACAACCAAAATGAAGTGCCTTACGCTCGGTATTTCTTGAATCTTTTGGTTGAAGATTTCTTTCCAAGCGAGCTACCTAAGTATTATGTTAATCTATTTAAGGCAGAGGTGGATAAGCAATTTTTCTTTCCTGTGAACGATAAGGTACTTGATTTCTTCCTTCGTTTCTATAAACGCGGGACTTACTTCTTAGGACCATTTCCGTTGCTAAAATAG
- a CDS encoding clostripain-related cysteine peptidase yields MNLIMFRVLMVSSILSMTLLNSCNDKKDKLMESDSRVLLVYIGANNNLVSDAYNSINAMEEGLVGLDADVYVYASLAGTTPKIYKIVADQSPEIRSTVIKSYGDQDSANPEVMKQILLTMNAYAGSRPVGLVLWSHATNWLPNVGVKLMSFNEDRGSKTELRDLQTVIPSGLDFLMFDACSMASVEVLYQLREKAKYTIASPAEVLSTSMPYHLVLKHFFDPNLERGLMSAAATYFNFYNQLTGLYQSATIAVVNNAYWSDLANNVHIALNKSPLTTVYRDNLQRLDFDDKSLSAGFDFLDFVHQNMLPSETTAIEATVSKLVIYKANTARFLGKPILQYSGLSCYVPNDLNKWIHPYYNTLQWSKDSGFNSFVKE; encoded by the coding sequence ATGAATTTGATTATGTTCCGCGTATTGATGGTATCGTCTATTTTATCTATGACCTTGTTAAATAGTTGCAATGACAAAAAAGACAAGTTAATGGAGAGCGATAGCCGTGTGTTGTTGGTTTATATTGGTGCTAATAATAACCTGGTTTCAGATGCTTATAACAGCATCAATGCAATGGAAGAGGGGTTGGTTGGATTGGACGCCGATGTTTATGTATATGCCTCTTTGGCGGGCACCACGCCCAAAATCTACAAAATTGTAGCCGATCAAAGTCCAGAAATTAGAAGTACGGTCATCAAATCATATGGGGATCAAGATTCGGCAAACCCCGAAGTAATGAAACAAATCCTATTGACCATGAATGCATATGCAGGCAGTCGTCCAGTAGGGCTTGTGTTATGGTCACATGCAACAAACTGGCTGCCAAATGTTGGTGTCAAATTGATGTCTTTTAACGAAGACAGGGGAAGCAAAACTGAACTCAGGGATCTGCAAACGGTTATTCCTTCTGGGCTTGATTTTTTAATGTTCGATGCCTGTTCCATGGCGAGTGTGGAAGTCTTGTATCAGCTTCGGGAAAAAGCTAAATATACGATTGCTTCACCAGCGGAAGTGTTATCCACGAGTATGCCTTATCATTTGGTCTTGAAACATTTTTTTGATCCTAATCTCGAGCGGGGGCTGATGTCTGCTGCGGCAACATATTTTAATTTTTATAATCAGTTAACAGGGCTCTATCAGTCTGCTACAATAGCTGTAGTGAATAATGCCTATTGGTCGGATCTTGCAAACAACGTCCATATTGCATTGAATAAATCGCCCCTGACAACGGTGTATCGCGACAATTTACAGCGACTGGATTTTGACGACAAGTCTTTATCTGCTGGTTTTGATTTTCTTGACTTTGTACATCAGAACATGTTGCCCTCAGAGACAACAGCTATCGAGGCTACAGTTTCGAAATTGGTTATCTATAAGGCGAATACCGCCAGGTTTCTGGGTAAACCCATTTTGCAGTATTCCGGACTGTCCTGTTATGTCCCTAATGATTTAAATAAGTGGATACATCCCTATTATAATACACTGCAATGGTCTAAAGATAGCGGCTTTAATTCTTTCGTGAAGGAGTAG
- a CDS encoding RNA polymerase sigma factor has translation MPIENNNVLDFKTFFLLYKDKVYKYAYLHLKEEAAAADLVQETFSRIWKKWAELDGNKNPQSYLYTIARNLVFDELRKQKIRFQFQATDIDQTKLVDNSNEEAIRFKDLERIYREAISKLPKSRLEIFLLSKEEFLDNQEIADRLGISVNTVRDQLVKGNKFVRQYILDHFEISIALLIFLRIF, from the coding sequence ATGCCTATTGAAAATAATAATGTCCTGGATTTTAAAACATTCTTTTTGCTGTACAAGGATAAAGTGTATAAATATGCTTATTTACACCTGAAAGAAGAAGCCGCTGCCGCAGATTTAGTCCAGGAAACATTCTCCCGAATTTGGAAAAAATGGGCGGAATTAGATGGAAATAAAAATCCGCAGTCTTATCTCTATACGATTGCCCGGAACCTTGTGTTTGACGAACTGCGGAAACAAAAGATCAGATTCCAATTTCAGGCTACAGATATCGATCAGACCAAATTGGTAGACAATTCGAATGAGGAAGCAATTCGGTTTAAAGATTTGGAGCGAATTTATCGTGAAGCCATTTCAAAACTCCCAAAATCGCGACTCGAAATCTTTTTGTTAAGTAAAGAAGAGTTTTTGGATAATCAGGAAATTGCAGATAGGCTTGGGATTTCCGTCAATACCGTCCGTGATCAATTGGTTAAGGGCAACAAGTTTGTTCGGCAATATATTCTTGATCATTTTGAGATTTCAATAGCCCTATTGATTTTTTTAAGAATCTTTTAG
- a CDS encoding tyrosine-protein phosphatase, translated as MGIFSKLFGNKTQDSKVKVVGKLAFLEVDMHNHILPGIDDGSQSIEQSLTLLKGLGRMGFEKYVCTPHIMDGVHPNSIRTIEAAKDKLLAGMKGLPNMPEIHSAAEHMIDDGIVNLIQSNELCVMPGGYVLIEMSYLQESKALFQTILDIQNLGYQPILAHPERYNYYHYNFNMYKQIKDAGCMLQLNLLSISRYYGVEVKSTALTMIKSGMYDFVGTDVHHERHLAALEDVVAKYPVRDLLKTCTILNPTLQDHFGSSKNVIATG; from the coding sequence ATGGGGATATTTTCAAAACTGTTTGGGAACAAAACTCAGGATTCAAAGGTAAAAGTTGTGGGAAAATTGGCCTTCTTGGAAGTGGATATGCACAACCATATTCTACCTGGAATAGACGATGGAAGTCAATCTATTGAGCAATCCTTGACACTGTTGAAAGGACTTGGAAGGATGGGCTTTGAGAAATATGTTTGCACACCACATATTATGGATGGTGTACATCCAAATTCAATTCGTACGATTGAAGCGGCTAAGGACAAGCTGTTAGCTGGCATGAAGGGGCTTCCCAATATGCCGGAAATCCATTCAGCTGCAGAGCATATGATTGATGATGGTATTGTAAACCTCATCCAATCCAATGAGTTATGTGTGATGCCAGGTGGTTATGTATTGATTGAGATGTCTTATTTACAAGAATCCAAAGCGCTATTTCAAACGATATTGGATATACAAAATCTAGGTTATCAACCTATATTGGCACATCCAGAACGTTATAACTACTATCATTACAACTTCAACATGTATAAGCAGATCAAGGATGCAGGGTGCATGTTACAGCTTAATTTGCTCTCGATTAGTCGTTATTATGGTGTTGAAGTGAAATCGACAGCCTTGACGATGATTAAATCTGGGATGTACGATTTTGTAGGAACAGATGTACATCACGAACGTCATTTGGCTGCCTTGGAGGATGTGGTGGCCAAATATCCTGTACGCGATTTATTGAAAACATGCACTATTTTGAATCCCACGTTGCAAGATCATTTTGGTAGTAGTAAGAATGTGATTGCCACAGGGTAA
- a CDS encoding SusC/RagA family TonB-linked outer membrane protein: MKRTNYYLKLMGSALLFQSLALHTMASQFSTSEGIGKILTRMEQKFNVKFGYDASISNQKINEVADLDKLKKEQIVQFIQTISDGNLEVKKIDEKLYVISRKTGSDTKVKNDKPVSNAAKEIRGKVVDQETGQPIAGVTVRVKGGIQVTTTDQQGTFRFVNVADDAILLVSYIGYQTSEVSVSNAEVIKLGKSSEELGEVVVTALGIKREQKALGYATQSIKGDDLTRVKGVDVGTTLTGRISGVRVLNITEFNSTPQIQVRGLTPILVIDGVAYENLTLRDVPVDNIEDMNVLKGATATALYGSMGAGGAIMITTKKGLAEKGTEISVNSNNMFFSGYLALPEVQHGYSSGEGGKFNNDDYVWGDKLDIGRSAKQWNPQTKQLEEMELLSRGKDNFKNFLEPGFISNNSVSFTNQREHGSIRTSINHIYNKGQYPNQKLNMTNMSVAGQTKISEKVDIETRLAYNRRSATSNFGAGYNDQGYIYNILVWTGPEYNLQDYKDYWLIKDQSQNWMYKAWYDNPYLTAYEKVTPELVNKMNAALTLNYKVSDWGKLMVRTGYDYYGQRREQRNPMGIYGTRGGYSGFDSKGKYWMQNQDGFSTTNDVIFTAKKKVGDFGFDGLLGGAIFYRRDNAVTAATVNGLSIPGFYSLRNSIDPVSTIESKTKEMVNSTYGRLSISWRNAVFVEATGRNDWSSALSKEQRSYFYPSVSSSVVVSDLLANKPTWLDMFKVRGSWAVTKTVPVPYEINQAFSISNNVWDGLPTASYPNSIKDYSISPTQRDLTEFGFDFGLWKNRFYGNYTRYYRLLHNVTTYATISGSSGFTSRLINTQEEKMTKGHEITLGTAAIKKENFQWDIILNMSQNLEFYHKLDPVYSADALYVKKGARTDYITVKDWELSPDGQIVNNASGMPISAKYAAQLYGYTAPKWFGGLTNQFRYKDFSLSLSVDGRIKGMSYSGMNARLWQTGAHPDSDNPYRYEEVVNGNKTFVAPGVKIVSGGVTYDKYGQIAEDTRVFAPNDKVVSYETYWKSAYSGRRNYWDETFIKLRELSLNYRVPEKLASKFKAKRASVGVTGQNLLLWTKEYRFSDPDVGSEDLNSPSMRYIGFNLNVTF, encoded by the coding sequence ATGAAAAGGACCAATTACTATCTAAAACTTATGGGAAGTGCACTGCTTTTTCAGTCGCTCGCACTTCATACCATGGCCTCACAATTTTCTACCAGTGAAGGAATCGGGAAAATCCTAACACGAATGGAACAGAAATTCAACGTCAAATTTGGTTATGATGCTTCGATCTCGAACCAAAAGATCAATGAAGTCGCTGACCTTGATAAATTGAAAAAGGAGCAAATCGTTCAATTTATACAGACCATTTCGGACGGAAATCTTGAGGTCAAAAAGATTGATGAGAAGCTTTATGTGATCTCTAGGAAAACTGGCAGCGATACTAAGGTGAAAAACGATAAGCCAGTTTCTAACGCCGCCAAAGAGATCCGAGGAAAGGTTGTCGATCAAGAAACGGGACAGCCTATCGCTGGTGTGACCGTACGGGTCAAAGGCGGTATACAAGTAACAACGACCGATCAGCAAGGCACTTTTCGATTTGTTAATGTGGCAGACGATGCAATTTTATTGGTTTCCTATATTGGTTATCAGACAAGCGAAGTCTCCGTTTCAAATGCTGAAGTTATTAAATTAGGCAAATCGTCCGAAGAGCTTGGTGAAGTTGTTGTAACGGCACTGGGGATAAAGAGAGAACAAAAGGCTCTAGGTTATGCAACACAAAGCATCAAAGGTGATGATCTGACGCGGGTAAAAGGGGTTGATGTAGGAACCACATTGACCGGACGTATTTCAGGTGTCCGTGTTTTGAATATTACGGAGTTTAACAGTACACCTCAAATCCAAGTGAGGGGATTAACACCTATTTTGGTGATCGATGGGGTTGCCTATGAAAATCTTACCCTACGTGATGTTCCAGTAGATAATATCGAAGATATGAACGTGCTGAAAGGAGCAACCGCAACGGCCTTGTATGGTAGTATGGGGGCTGGTGGCGCCATTATGATCACGACAAAAAAGGGACTTGCGGAAAAAGGAACGGAGATATCCGTCAATAGCAATAACATGTTTTTTTCGGGTTATCTAGCCTTGCCGGAAGTACAACATGGGTACTCTTCAGGTGAAGGGGGAAAGTTTAATAATGATGATTATGTGTGGGGAGATAAACTGGATATTGGGCGTTCAGCCAAGCAATGGAATCCACAGACAAAACAACTGGAAGAGATGGAGTTGCTTTCCCGTGGCAAGGACAACTTTAAGAATTTCCTTGAACCGGGATTTATATCCAACAATTCCGTCAGTTTTACCAATCAGCGTGAACACGGAAGTATTAGAACATCGATAAATCATATTTATAACAAAGGGCAATATCCAAACCAAAAGCTGAATATGACAAATATGTCTGTTGCTGGGCAGACTAAGATTAGCGAAAAAGTTGATATAGAAACGCGCCTTGCCTATAACCGTCGTTCAGCAACAAGTAATTTTGGCGCAGGATATAATGATCAGGGATACATTTATAATATTCTCGTGTGGACTGGGCCTGAGTATAATTTACAGGATTACAAAGATTATTGGTTGATTAAAGATCAATCTCAAAATTGGATGTATAAAGCTTGGTATGATAATCCCTATTTAACGGCCTATGAGAAAGTTACCCCTGAGCTGGTCAATAAAATGAACGCTGCCTTGACCTTAAATTATAAGGTTTCTGATTGGGGGAAACTTATGGTGCGTACAGGATACGATTATTATGGACAAAGACGAGAGCAACGCAATCCAATGGGCATTTATGGTACGAGGGGTGGATATTCAGGCTTTGACAGTAAAGGAAAGTATTGGATGCAAAATCAGGATGGCTTTAGTACTACAAATGACGTAATCTTTACAGCGAAAAAGAAAGTCGGTGATTTTGGCTTCGACGGATTATTGGGTGGCGCAATTTTTTATCGACGTGACAATGCTGTTACAGCAGCGACAGTCAATGGCTTGTCGATACCAGGATTTTACTCGCTTCGAAACTCAATTGACCCAGTGTCGACTATCGAAAGTAAAACAAAGGAAATGGTCAACAGTACCTATGGACGACTTTCTATCTCCTGGCGTAATGCTGTTTTTGTAGAAGCGACCGGTCGTAACGATTGGTCTTCGGCTTTATCCAAAGAACAACGTTCTTATTTTTATCCTTCTGTTTCAAGTAGTGTTGTCGTAAGTGATTTATTAGCGAATAAACCTACTTGGTTGGATATGTTCAAGGTCCGTGGGTCTTGGGCGGTCACTAAGACGGTTCCAGTTCCATATGAAATAAATCAGGCCTTTTCAATTAGCAACAATGTTTGGGATGGATTGCCAACGGCTTCTTATCCGAATTCAATCAAGGACTATTCCATATCACCTACGCAGCGTGATTTGACGGAGTTTGGTTTTGATTTTGGTTTATGGAAAAATCGATTCTATGGTAATTATACCCGTTATTATCGTCTGTTACATAATGTAACGACTTATGCGACCATTTCGGGCTCATCAGGCTTTACGTCGCGGTTAATCAATACACAAGAAGAGAAAATGACGAAAGGTCATGAAATCACTTTGGGTACTGCTGCAATCAAAAAAGAAAACTTTCAATGGGATATTATTTTAAATATGTCTCAAAATCTGGAATTCTATCACAAGCTTGATCCTGTATATTCTGCCGACGCATTATATGTTAAAAAAGGAGCTAGAACAGACTATATTACCGTAAAGGATTGGGAGCTCTCTCCTGATGGGCAAATCGTTAACAATGCCTCCGGTATGCCGATATCTGCAAAATATGCTGCTCAGTTGTACGGTTATACTGCACCGAAATGGTTCGGTGGTTTGACAAATCAATTTCGTTATAAAGACTTCTCGCTTTCTTTGAGTGTTGACGGGCGAATAAAAGGAATGTCTTATTCAGGCATGAACGCCCGTTTATGGCAGACAGGGGCTCACCCGGATTCGGATAATCCTTATCGCTATGAAGAGGTTGTTAATGGAAACAAAACGTTTGTTGCTCCTGGTGTTAAGATCGTTTCTGGGGGAGTTACCTATGACAAATATGGTCAGATTGCTGAAGACACGCGTGTGTTTGCGCCAAATGACAAAGTGGTCTCTTATGAAACCTATTGGAAATCGGCGTATTCAGGTAGACGAAATTATTGGGATGAGACATTTATCAAACTGCGGGAGCTATCGCTCAATTACCGCGTCCCTGAGAAATTAGCCTCTAAATTCAAAGCGAAACGTGCCAGTGTCGGTGTTACTGGACAGAATTTGCTTCTTTGGACAAAGGAATATCGTTTTTCCGATCCCGATGTAGGTTCAGAAGATTTGAACTCACCATCGATGCGTTACATAGGTTTTAATTTAAATGTAACTTTCTAA